The genomic interval GCATTTGCCTGTTTTCCATTTATTAACATCAGCGATAATTAGTGCTGGCTGTAGGCTATTccagtgcaataaaaatattttaacgcCCAACCTTGCAACATTAGGTCCCCAAATGACACTATGATATACAAGATCTGTTCTCAGTCACTCACTCTGTGATTCATTCTCATCTTATCAGAATTTTTTAATAGCTAAGCCAAAGCTATgaaagcatgtaaacaaaactgcatGGAACATGCCTGTGCTCCtacagtcttttttcttttgtatgtatgtgcTATCATTGGTGCATAAATAACTGGGCACTGTATCTTTTAGCTGGTTGGTTCATGTCTGTCTGATATGTTCtgaatgtgcatgtgcacaGCGACATGTGGCCTACTACTACTATTGCTGAGGATTCAGTTGAGTCTATAAACCAATATCATCCTCTATAAAACctgcacacaatcacacagatACATAGGCTACACTCAGatgcacatacatgcatgcatatacACACTTTCATAATCACTACTTGAGTACACAGTcccatttttctgcttttaatggtttttttttttaaatttttattgttgttgtcagttgtatatgtgtgtgtcttcatattattattttgccgTCACTTTTATGTTGTCATATTATTTTCTCTGAtactttgtgggtttttttttgttgtagttgtttttttggttttaattttttttttttctttttttttgtggaggcTTTGAATAAGCCCACTCAATTTTCTGCCTCTCCCTGCACTGTATActatgttatttttgtcattgtttatttgaaattgtaaaacaaaaatgaaaacaaacaaaaacaaaaaacactctgAGAGGCCTTCAAACTCAAAgcctttatttgcattttgtccAAGCTCCTTCAAGGGTAGGCCTACTGCAGCCACTGAATATGATTGGCACGTGGTGATCTGTTACATCTGATGGCCGCTGCACTGTGTACACTGACATAGCTTCTATTCACGCACCAGGTTTGAGAATCTAAAGAGTGTAAAGCTAAGTCCAAACCAAAGCATAGGTCCACTGGCTACTGCTGTCAGATCTATGCTGAGATAACAAAGTTGGAATGAAAGAGAACAACTTGGAGAGAATATATCTGCTGAAGCTGTGCTGATTCCATGTTAATCTTTGCCCATTGCTGTTAATATCTTCTAAATGTAATgacagtcacaaaaaaagacagtcaTGTCAGTTCTCCACGAGAGCATAAGGCACAATATGTGTCAAGAGATAATAGGTGATTTTCCATAGCTGGGTTAGCTAATGGATCTTCAGTTGTATCAGCCTTGATCCCGTTGTTTAGCCATTAGTTTTCACCCCCACAGAGAGCGAGCAGAATCTTCTCATAGTCTCCTTTAGTGTCATcctgaaggaaagaaaacagtgtgtcaattcaatttcaatacAAACTTTACACTGTTTCCTGCTGCCTTGTTTTGTGAATTATTATATGTTTACCAAAAACAATTTCTGATATCTAGGATGGATTTATTATCAGTATCAGTGGTCAAATGTTTGCTTACCAGAATATCCTGGTAGAGTGTTGTGCCGTGGTTTTTCTTGTAATCTTCCTTAATCCGCTTCATGTCGATTTCAGAACGGCTAACCATGATGCGAGTCAGGGTGTTTTTGCGGGTACCTTTACCCTGGATGGGCAGAGAAGAGTCAGTCAGGAAAAGTCTTGGGCAGCCAGCACAGCTTCATGCATGCTTTGCATTTCATCTTGTAAGCAGAAGCATATACATATTGTACCTTCATGGCAAGGTAGAGTTTCTCAGCAAAGAATGCAGACCTGCTTCCAGCACACTTCACTGtggttaattaaaaacatatttaagtttATATCAAGTCTGTATGTGCAGTAATTACTGCATAAATGATCAGATAAAGTTAGAGTCAAATTTTGTGCCCTTACCTACTGCTGTGAGACAACTTTCAATATCTCCCTTCATCTCCAGGTCGATAGCTTTGGCCACATCCACCTTGCTGTACTTTGTGTACCTCTCAAATACTGAAGCAGAGGAAATAGTGGAAGAATGTTAGATCTGACAggaacaaactgtaaaaaaaaaaaaaaaaacaaagaaaaaaaaaggaagaaactggGGCCAATATTCACATAGCTGCCAAGTACTAAGATTTGCTCCTAACGACACAATTCAAAGACAATTCTGAGAATTATTTTCTAAGAATTTCTTAAGATTAGATCCAGACAAAGAGTTATTCCTAAAGCATTTTATTAAAGCATTTTAGCCCTTAAAAGAACTCCCAAGGTGAAAAACTGTTTGGAGTCGGAGGGAGGACTTTTAGAggattaagacttttttaagcaggggagaaaatggcagaaacacaaaaaggtCGAAAAAAAATTGCTACACACTGGATGACAGTGAGTAAATGAAATGCTACAGATTAGATAATGCGGGGATGTTTGTGGTCGATTTCATCAGACATGCACCCACATCTCCTGCACAATGCAATAACGCTATGATGCCAGAAAAATGATCACAACACTAAGATATTTGGCAACTGggaaaatgttacagtgcagcagtgtgatcaCACAAACAATGCTTCCACAGTGTCACATTGTGACACAGTCAATTTAATTTCCACTGGGTGTCCAAACCTTGCAGGCTCACAAAAAGGcgtgtctgtgacaaccaatctgTTAAAAGAATGCATCATACCTTGCAACAAGGTCAACcacatttccccaaaaacatgaaagtttctGTATTTCCTTTGCTCAGACTTGCTATGGGAATTTTCCTAAATCACTCCTAAGCTAGGACTCCTTGATGAAAATTTGTGGGCAAACTGAGGAGCTCTCTGAGAATATTTTCAGAATGTTTGCGAATTCAGAGCCCCTGATTTTACTGAGCAGTATAAAGGTGACCAGCTAACCTTTACGGAGATGAGGGCCGCTCCTGCTGGTGAGGATCTCAATGAAGACAGAGCAGTCTTTGCCCTTCCTCCCCTCCCCGGCCTCGTACAGAGCCCTGGCATCGCTGTCAATCAGCTGCTCGCAAACTCCTTCAGTCCTGCTTGCCTGGGATGAAGACGAGCAAAGAACCTTAACAGTGCTGAACACAACCAGAACTTTAAATGTgaggaaagggggggggggagggtaTACAACAGACAGTGGAAGGTGACCACCTACAAGGACAGTAGGGGGCAGGGTAGCTATGGCATATGCACTACACTTCATGTACTTTAATTCACCAGTAGCTTACTCTTCATGTTCAAGCCCAATTTGTTAGGAATTGTGTAGTATGAAATAAACGTTCAAAGGCAACATAGGTGCAGATTCCAGAGGGGAAGCATGTAACACGTCATCCTAAATATTTATGACATTTGCATTTGTctccataaaataaaacatttaagtagcagatgacttttattttgacaaaatgaaaaaaatgatgttaaaaaataaggcacaaactggtgcataaaaattcaccagcgTGCAAGTGTTTGATGCCCAAAATGTTTTACTGGACAGCCCCCAAACCCTTCATTTTGTGTGTATCCCcccaatgttaaaataaatcgTACACCCTCTACAGCCAGCATCCTTGTGtcataaaatacagtgtgtggTGGCTGTTAGAATTATTGGTATTTTGATCAGTCTTAACATTTTAGGAGCATTTTCTACATTcttttgtgaataaaaacaaaaagatgttaaacgcaacaacaacaacaaaaaaaaaaatcaggtcaatcagcttaaaataataaatagctcTTCAATAGATAGTGagtacactaaaaaaaatagattaaatgtaaagaaaatggTTGAATGTGGAATTAATTTTCCCACCAGGCTGCTcaacttattttctttaaagttcaCTTTATTCAGCTTTTGACTTTATCAAAAATGCGATGAATGTTCAGCATATTGAGTTTGCACTGCTAAACAAACCTGCAAACCTTTGGCCTTTGCAGGACACCCAAACATAAAGCCATAAAAGGTCCAATTGTTAACTTGTGCTGTGTTAGCACGTGCATGTGTATCGAGGGAGtgggtttgtttattttttttaaagtcactcTCATCATAGCAGTGAGTGTAGGGAGTGTTATGTCACCTCCCTACTGTCCGTAACGCATCCTGGTCCTGTGAATGAATAGGTGTCTGTACTACATGTCTCTTCAAAATCCTGTTAAAAGTAAGGCCTGAAACACACAACATGAGACAGAAAGCAAGTGCAGACACTCCTGTACCTTGCAGAGTTCAAGGAGTGCAGCTCTGAAGTCTCCACTAGTATCACCCCTGATGTCATCCTCCAGGTCCTTCTTGTAATCTtgatacaaaaaatatgttcaaaatttaattaaaaaaaattaaatctataatatttcaaatgttgttATTTGCTTCTTCTCCCAATCATTGGCTTGAAGATGCTTAAAATTTGTTGGTACGCACCTTCCTTGTAGGCTTTCTTTATATCCAGGATCTCTCTGTTGGTTCTGGAAGCCAAAATCTCTATAAGGACTTCCTCAATCGTGCCCAGACCCTGAAAAAATGGATGTATGCATAGATAGATTGATACAGACATAGACTTCTTTATTCTTCACTGGcccaaatcaaaccaaacacacattttacccTCCCAATAAGAAAACAATGCATGAATATGTGGAAGTGGGCGGATCTCATTATGCACCAAAAATAACAGATGATTGTGAGGCCACAACATTCACCTCAAATGAGCCTGGTTTCAGAGTATACCTGtgatttatacatttatatcagTGTTCCTTTTAAGTGAGACTGTTTGCATTTGCGTGCGTGTACCTTCATGGCCATTTTCAGCTGTTGGGCATCGTACTGGGCCGGTGTTTTCAGCAGAGCCAACACCACATCCTCCAGATCTCCCTTCAAAGCGTTCTTCAGAGCTGAATCGAGAGGCTAAAAAAGGGGACAACAGATGTAGTAGTTTGAGAGCCTGTGATCATGTGTGTACAACTACACTTTGGAATCAAGCCTACTTTTCTTGCTCTCTCAATTTTTATTGTCACTACCTTGCCGCTGGCTTGCTGGTAAGCCTCTTTGATCTGCTGTCTCTGCTTGTTGCTCCTTTTCACCAGAATCTCAATGATGGTGTTCTCATCCACGCCTGCACAGATAACAAACAGTATGTATGGAATCTAGTAGGCGtcaaaagtatttacatttttaacagccactgaatacttaatttaaaaataaaacaccccTGATTTCAAAGCACTGAaatgttttacttgttttgttgttgttttactttgaaaattaTGCATCTGAATTTATTTGTTCTTGAGTTACCTCTTTGaattcaaaatatgaaactTCTTGAATGGCAATTTGGATACATCTTTTCAGTGTTCACAAATTCAGATCCAAAATTCAAGTTTTAGAACTAAAAAAATTATGCAGGTTGGTCTGTTTCAGTTGGTCAAATTCAGATccaaaaaatcaagtaaaaaatTTCAAATAGCAATGTCTGGGATACCCAGGATGGGATAAGCTGTTGCTGTTGCCTGTTTTTCAGACTTAAATTTTTAGATCTGAATTACACCAATTGAAACTGAGCAACCTGAATCTATTTAGGTTTTCTAATTTTCAAACTTAAATTTTTGTATCTGAATTTgtgaacaatgaaaaaaaaatctgactttgaaactgcaaatcaataatttttaccttttaaattcAAAGAATGAATTTAGAACAAAGAAATTCAGATGTGGTTTTCAGAGTAATACATTGCATTTCTATTAATTCAGTGGTATTCAAATGTCAATACTAGTGAAGACTGAAATTTGCACtaattgaaaagaaagaaaaacaaaaacattgtacCACTGACAACTACACAGTTAACAGTAATGGTGCATGATGCCCAGCAGAGGGTGTAGGAAAGGCCAGTAAGTCATACTCCTGCAGAACACACATTGCAAAGCCAAGACATGTTCACACACGCTCCAAAACATCCCTGTGTGCATTTTAAATTCACCTTTTGCCTTGATGGCCTTATCCAAGACTGCTGCATCTCCTTGGGCGCTGAAATGGGGTGCTTCGTGCACCGTTCCCTCGTTGGCCAGGACCTGAGAGGTATAACACAGATTATTGTGTGTTTGGTAAATACTTGACTTCTACAGAATGGTGCACACAAGGTG from Plectropomus leopardus isolate mb chromosome 6, YSFRI_Pleo_2.0, whole genome shotgun sequence carries:
- the anxa1a gene encoding annexin A1a yields the protein MSLIQSFLQQTVYMGMPDDSVLANEGTVHEAPHFSAQGDAAVLDKAIKAKGVDENTIIEILVKRSNKQRQQIKEAYQQASGKPLDSALKNALKGDLEDVVLALLKTPAQYDAQQLKMAMKGLGTIEEVLIEILASRTNREILDIKKAYKEDYKKDLEDDIRGDTSGDFRAALLELCKASRTEGVCEQLIDSDARALYEAGEGRKGKDCSVFIEILTSRSGPHLRKVFERYTKYSKVDVAKAIDLEMKGDIESCLTAVVKCAGSRSAFFAEKLYLAMKGKGTRKNTLTRIMVSRSEIDMKRIKEDYKKNHGTTLYQDILDDTKGDYEKILLALCGGEN